One part of the Phragmites australis chromosome 3, lpPhrAust1.1, whole genome shotgun sequence genome encodes these proteins:
- the LOC133913040 gene encoding protein argonaute 12-like, translated as MSTRGGGGRGRGRGDHGGGRGGGGGGRGRDQGDAEPREHRDATRGRGGRGDRGGRGAGESGGHFQAPQSAGGRGGYSGVAQGRGQVAAPTPAEVEALSRQVEKRMVVATAQAGPHPQVGPSFPAPARAPAPAAAARVEGKGTVESLAASAGRLPPASSKALVFPARPGYGTIGRRCRVRANHFLVQVADKDIYHYDVAITPESNSRERNRWIVNELIKLHKQYLNGRLPVYDGRKGMFTAGPLPFKEKQFLLKLTNPERANQREKEYKVTIKDAAKIDLYSLKQFLAGRQRELPQDTIQALDIALRECPSARYVTVSRSFFSQAFGHGGPIGSGVECWRGYYQSLRPTQMGLSLNIDISATAFYKPQPIIEFAVEYLNLRDASKRLSDLDRIKLKKALKGVRVVVTHRRDIPMHYRITGITSAPLNDLTFDQDGTRVSVVQYFKRQYNYSLKHTHWPCLQAGSDSRPAYIPMEVCNILEGQRYSRKLNERQVTAILKLACERPAQRESSILEVASSNNYDNDYYAKEFGIKVMNQPALVDARVLPAPRLKYHDSGKEKVCNPSIGQWNMINKRMVNGGSIKHWACLTFASRLRPNDIGMFCNDLVSMCNNIGMQMNTRPCVDIKQARQDNVEAAITSIHRHSAEVLAQQGLKEQQLELLIIILPDMSGFYGRIKRLCETELGVITQCCAPKNVLKGGKQYLENLALKINVKVGGRNTVLEDALNKRIPLLTDFPTIVFGADVTHPSPGEGSSPSIAAVVASMDWPQVTKYKCLVSSQGHRDEIINNLFTEVRDPEKGIVRGGMVRDLLVSFYKSTGHKPYRIIFYRDGVSEGQFSQVLLYEMDAIRKACASLQEGYLPKVTFVVVQKRHHTRLFPENHRARDQTDRSGNILPGTVVDTKICHPSEFDFYLCSHSGIQGTSRPAHYHILFDENGFSADALQTLTYNLCYTYARCTRSVSIVPPAYYAHLGAFRARYYMEDDNSDQGSSGATSRTYDQSVPVRQLPRIKENVQQFMFYC; from the exons ATGTCCACGCGCGGCGGAGGCGGTCGAGGGCGGGGCCGGGGCGACCACGGAGGAGGCcgtggaggtggcggtggcggtagAGGGCGAGACCAAGGCGATGCGGAGCCCCGGGAGCACCGCGATGCCACGCGCGGCCGAGGTGGCCGTGGTGACCGCGGCGGCCGTGGCGCAGGCGAGAGTGGGGGGCACTTCCAGGCCCCCCAGTCGGCCGGCGGGCGCGGTGGATACAGTGGCGTGGCTCAGGGGCGCGGGCAGGTGGCCGCGCCGACGCCGGCGGAGGTTGAGGCGCTGAGCCGCCAGGTGGAGAAGAGAATGGTGGTCGCAACGGCACAGGCTGGGCCGCACCCGCAAGTGGGCCCGTCGTTCCCGGCTCCGGCGCGGGCTCCGGCGCCTGCAGCCGCCGCGCGAGTGGAGGGAAAAGGGACGGTGGAGTCGTTGGCGGCGTCTGCAGGGAGGCTTCCTCCGGCGTCGAGCAAGGCGTTGGTGTTCCCCGCGAGGCCGGGGTATGGGACGATCGGGCGGAGGTGCCGCGTGCGCGCCAACCATTTCCTCGTCCAGGTCGCGGACAAGGACATTTACCACTACGAC GTGGCCATCACTCCTGAATCCAATTCACGGGAAAGGAACAGATGGATAGTTAACGAGCTCATTAAATTGCACAAACAATATTTGAACGGGCGACTGCCTGTTTATGATGGAAGAAAGGGTATGTTCACAGCTGGTCCACTGCCATTCAAAGAGAAACAGTTTCTTCTCAAACTAACAAATCCTGAGAGAGCAAACCAGAG ggagaaagagtacaaggtcaCTATCAAGGACGCTGCAAAAATAGATCTGTACAGCCTTAAGCAGTTCTTGGCTGGTAGGCAGAGGGAACTGCCACAGGACACCATCCAAGCTCTTGACATCGCTCTGAGGGAATGCCCAAGTGCTAG GTATGTAACGGTCTCAAGATCATTTTTCTCACAAGCATTTGGACATGGTGGGCCTATCGGAAGTGGTGTGGAATGCTGGAGGGGTTACTACCAAAGCTTACGCCCTACCCAGATGGGACTGTCCCTAAATATTG ATATTTCTGCGACAgcattttacaagcctcaaccCATTATAGAATTTGCAGTGGAGTATCTGAACTTGCGTGATGCATCAAAGCGTTTGTCTGATCTGGATCGCATAAAA CTGAAGAAAGCCCTTAAGGGAGTCCGGGTTGTGGTCACACATCGCCGTGATATACCCATGCATTACAGGATTACAGGGATTACCTCAGCTCCGTTGAATGATTTGAC GTTTGATCAAGATGGCACAAGGGTATCAGTTGTCCAGTACTTTAAACGGCAATATAATTACTCTTTGAAACACACTCACTGGCCATGTCTtcaagctggcagtgatagcaggCCGGCATATATACCTATGGAG GTttgcaacatccttgagggacaacGCTACTCTAGAAAGCTAAATGAGCGTCAAGTCACAGCTATCCTGAAGTTGGCCTGTGAGCGACCAGCACAAAGGGAGAGCAGTATTTTGGAG GTTGCTAGTAGTAACAACTATGACAATGACTACTATGCAAAAGAATTTGGCATTAAGGTGATGAACCAACCCGCCTTGGTTGATGCTCGTGTGCTCCCAGCTCCAAGG CTTAAATACCATGACTCTGGAAAAGAAAAAGTATGCAACCCTTCCATTGGCCAGTGGAACATGATTAACAAG AGAATGGTTAATGGAGGATCTATCAAACACTGGGCATGTCTAACTTTTGCCTCTCGCTTGCGTCCAAATGACATTGGGATGTTTTGCAACGATCTTGTCAGCATGTGCAATAACATTGGCATG CAAATGAATACCAGACCATGTGTGGATATCAAGCAAGCCCGCCAAGACAATGTAGAAGCCGCAATCACAAGTATACATCGTCATTCTGCTGAAGTGCTTGCTCAACAAGGTCTGAAAGAGCAACAACTTGAGTTACTTATCATAATTTTGCCCGATATGAGTGGTTTTTATG GAAGGATAAAACGACTTTGTGAAACTGAGCTTGGTGTAATAACTCAATGTTGCGCGCCTAAGAATGTTCTGAAAGGAGGAAAACAGTATCTTGAAAATCTTGCTCTGAAAATCAACGTTAAG GTTGGAGGTCGGAATACTGTGCTTGAAGATGCTTTGAACAAGAGAATACCACTACTGACAGATTTTCCTACAATAGTCTTTGGAGCTGATGTTACCCACCCGTCTCCTGGGGAGGGTTCATCTCCATCTATTGCAGCG GTCGTTGCATCCATGGATTGGCCACAAGTTACCAAGTACAAATGCTTGGTATCTTCACAAGGTCATAGGGACGAAATCATAAATAATCTTTTCACAGAAGtgagagatccagagaaaggcattgtAAGAGGTGGAATGGTTAG GGATTTGCTCGTGTCATTCTACAAGTCTACTGGCCACAAGCCTTACAGGATTATATTCTATCG AGATGGTGTTAGTGAGGGGCAGTTCAGCCAAGTCTTGCTTTATGAAATGGACGCAATTCGCAAG GCATGTGCTAGTTTACAGGAGGGCTATCTACCTAAAGTCACTTTTGTTGTTGTGCAAAAGAGGCATCACACCCGCCTGTTTCCTGAAAATCATCGTGCGCGTGATCAGACAGATAGGAGCGGAAACATCCTACCTG GAACTGTTGTTGACACAAAGATCTGCCATCCCAGCGAGTTTGATTTTTACCTCTGTAGTCATTCTGGTATCCAG GGAACTAGCCGCCCAGCACATTATCACATTCTTTTCGATGAAAATGGTTTCAGTGCTGATGCACTGCAAACCTTGACTTACAATCTTTGTTACAC CTATGCCAGGTGCACTCGCTCAGTCTCTATAG TTCCTCCGGCGTATTATGCACACCTGGGTGCCTTTCGTGCGCGTTACTACATGGAGGACGACAACTCTGATCAGGGCTCATCTGGGGCAACATCTCGGACATATGATCAATCTGTCCCCGTGAGGCAACTCCCCAGAATTAAGGAAAACGTCCAGCAGTTCATGTTTTACTGCTGA